Proteins encoded by one window of Chanos chanos chromosome 7, fChaCha1.1, whole genome shotgun sequence:
- the fastkd2 gene encoding FAST kinase domain-containing protein 2, mitochondrial — translation MNLCRSGEELLRRALLIGKSSSLRKQCGSLAQSPVNNIFAFTSLRRGRPLSGCAKTGLRYYSHGETHGQALEGLASQPVSVQDPSSTVKPTPLHTSAHTKRQLSFYDMLQECSSPTDVLDLAGEHAYSHTQISNSLIRIWVTTKKMTEDQRRCELQLMFEHPVFEELCQRAVVDAHRMRNDDLAYSLLATIKLGVSHRSRVVQTLLRVVQENLNEFDEKPLSVLAACLEDMEGSPNVEALKEGFSLILEDRIPKIQRVVPLQTMMRMVGKKAPVELKKKLEQKALSMADDFTLPNAQYMITTLATMGLNSKPLLDICSKRIADNVHSVPFNRLLMVLKAFKELHYRSVVLLSSISEYVASTFDMWSNKQVVLLLLEFENLNFSPVKMLDVFADRVIQNPGALKLKDILSVLKVYSQFNHDLKASRQDFLDSVSSVLESYLPKIPPADLLKAVFCLCTMDHFPLAPLEKLLQREVLKELLDKDGQSHRGLRQKLHTVSLCLRLDDPPLPPDFPSLPDTFSLAPPELPVNPGLVSTLKSVVGDAVMEEGVVVENVYFIDCVVRLPAQTTEANSAGREESFSSEDIHTERIAVLCAPPTSFCFGSLHPRGNLALKLRHLRALQYRPVLVPVHELQAQTEEERTNVLKRLIFPENEELKKEGLSLSNNDGLRVE, via the exons ATGAACCTTTGTCGGTCAGGGGAGGAACTGCTCCGACGGGCTTTGCTCATTGGCAAGAGTTCATCGTTAAGGAAACAGTGTGGCTCTCTGGCCCAGAGTCCTGTTAACAATATCTTTGCATTTACTTCTCTGCGAAGGGGGAGGCCTTTGTCAGGATGTGCAAAGACAGGTCTCAGATATTACTCTCATGGTGAAACACATGGACAGGCTCTCGAAGGACTGGCAAGCCAACCAGTCAGCGTCCAGGACCCTTCTTCCACTGTCAAACCCACACCTTTGCATACCTCTGCTCACACAAAGAGGCAGTTGTCCTTTTACGACATGCTCCAGGAGTGTTCATCACCCACAGACGTACTGGACCTGGCTGGAGAGCAtgcctactcacacacacagatcagtaaCAGTTTAATTCGAATCTGGGTGACCACCAAGAAGATGACGGAGGATCAGCGGCGTTGTGAGCTGCAGCTGATGTTTGAACATCCAGTTTTCGAGGAGCTGTGTCAGAGGGCGGTGGTGGATGCGCACCGCATGCGGAACGACGACTTAGCCTACAGCCTGCTGGCAACCATTAAACTCGGTGTGTCACATCGAAGTCGCGTCGTGCAGACGCTTCTCCGAGTCGTCCAG GAAAACCTGAATGAGTTTGATGAAAAACCCCTCTCGGTGTTGGCGGCGTGTCTGGAAGACATGGAGGGAAGCCCAAATGTTGAAGCCCTCAAGGAAGGTTTCAG CCTCATCCTTGAGGACCGAATTCCCAAGATCCAGAGGGTGGTCCCTCTCCAGACCATGATGCGTATGGTGGGGAAGAAAGCTCCTGTTGAGCTGAAGAAGAAGCTGGAG CAAAAAGCTCTTTCCATGGCGGATGATTTTACCCTTCCCAATGCCCAGTACATGATCACCACTTTGGCTACCATGGGTCTGAACTCCAAACCACTCCTGGACATCTGCAGCAAAAGGATAGCAG ACAACGTTCACAGCGTGCCCTTTAACAGGCTGCTGATGGTACTGAAGGCCTTTAAGGAGCTGCATTACAGGAGCGTTGTTTTGCTCTCCTCTATCTCTGAGTATGTGGCCTCCACCTTCGACATGTGGAGCAACAAGCAA GTGGTCCTGCTTCTGTTGGAGTTTGAGAACCTAAACTTCAGTCCAGTCAAAATGCTGGATGTGTTTGCTGACAGAGTGATCCAGAACCCGGGCGCTCTAAAACTCAAGGACATCCTGAGCGTTCTAAAGGTCTACTCACAGTTCAATCATGACCTCAAAGCTTCCAGACAAGA ctTTCTGGACAGTGTAAGCAGCGTGCTGGAGTCCTACCTTCCCAAGATACCCCCAGCAGATCTGCTGAAGGCCGTCTTCTGTCTGTGCACCATGGACCACTTCCCACTGGCCCCGCTGGAGAAACTCCTACAGAGGGAGGTGCTGAAGGAGCTCCTAGACAAAG ATGGCCAGTCACACCGAGGTCTCCGACAGAagttacacacagtgtcactcTGTCTGCGCCTGGAcgaccctcctcttcctccagacTTCCCATCTCTTCcagacacattctctctcgCCCCACCTGAGCTCCCAGTAAACCCAGGCCTGGTCAGCACTTTGAAGAGCGTAGTAGGGGATGCAGTAATGGAGGAGGGAGTGGTTGTAGAGAATGTCTATTTTATTG ACTGTGTGGTCAGATTACCTGCTCAAACTACAGAGGCTAATTCTGCTGGGAGGGAAGAATCTTTCTCATCTGAAGATATTCATACAGAACG GATTGCAGTGCTTTGTGCTCCCCCAACATCTTTCTGCTTTGGTTCTCTCCATCCCCGTGGCAACCTTGCTCTGAAGCTTCGCCACCTTAGAGCCTTACAGTACAGACCTGTACTG GTGCCTGTCCATGAGTTACAAGCCCAGACTGAGGAAGAGAGGACCAACGTGCTGAAGAGATTAATTTTCCCAGAAAATGAGGAGCTGAAAAAGGAAGGACTGTCATTAAGCAATAATGATGGCCTGAGAGTGGAGTGA